The genomic stretch ATACCGGTAATCAACTGGAGATAAAGCTCGAGGCTTTTCTAAGAGCTGGAGATGGGATAGAAATTTGGACAAGCCGGGGCCGCGAAGGAATCACGGTCGGCAAGGTTTGGCAAGGTAAGAACGAAATCGAGGTAGGGAATCCTGGAGAGATCGTCCAGATTGACTTTGTGGGTAAATCACATCCTGGGGATCGGGTGTTTAAGACTCACGATGAGCTCTTAATGGATAAGGCCCGTCAGAGCTTTCAAGAGGGTAAGGAACAGCGGAAGCGTCCCTTAAAGATGCGCTTGGCAGGGACCATAGGCGAGGTTTTGACTTTAGAAGTGGAGGATCGTCATAAACGGATTAAAGTGAATTCCTCCATCCCTGCTCAGCAGGCTATGAAGCGCCCTTTAACTCAGGAGTATGCTTTTCAACAACTGGGTCGTTTGGGGACGACGCCCTTCTGGCTTGAGGAATTAGAGTTTGAGGTAGAAGACGGAGTGATGCTTCCGGTCAGTGAGCTTAATGAGATGAGAAGATTAGCTGTAGAAGGGTTGCTCCAAAGTGCTCATACCCATGAGCGCGTCACCCGCGGGGTCTATCGTCAGCGTCTGAAGGATTGGAAAGATCGACTTCAGTCTGAGCACGAAATGCTTCAAGCGGAACAGGGGCGATCAAATAAGCAACAAAGGATTTCGCAGCATAAAGAGTATGCTTATCGAGATCTAGGTTTAGCTGCGGCTAAAAACTTGACCGTGGCGGTCAGCGATCTAGAAGGAGTGAAGGCGGCGCTCATCGCAGGGGCGAGGCGGATTGCCATGGGAGGGGAGCGTTGGCGTTCCCGGAAGGGTATGAGCCTGGAAGATCTCCGCACGAGCGTTAGGCTATGCAGGGAACAAGGAGCGGACTGTCTTTTGCGCTTGCCCCGTATCCTAAACGAGGAACAAAGTACATGGTGGCAAGATAATCTAAAGAAAATCAAGGAGTGGAAGGACCGCCCGAGTATCATGGTCTCGAACTTGGGTGAGTTGGAAATGCTTAAGTCCCTTGATTCAGACTGGCCTTTTGAAGTGGATTATACAGTCAATCTATTTAATGAAGCTGCCATTGCGCATTTTCTCCGCTTAGGGGCCCAAGGTGTTACTCTATCAACAGAGCTAGAGCACAGTCAGATTGAGAGGCTAGCCCGCTGGCCAAACACTGAGCTCTTTGTCTTCGGGGATTTGGAGATGATGGTCAGCGAGTATTGCCCGGTGGGTGCGACACTCGGCGGCAAAAAGGGCTCAAAATGCAGCGTACCCTGTGTGAAGGAACCTCACTGCCTTAGGGATCGTTTGAAATACGACTTTCCCATCGAGACAGATTTGGACTGTCGGATGCATCTATATAATGTGAAGCGCTTGAACCTTTATAAGGAGTTAGGTGCGATCGCCAAAATGGGGGTTCAGCGAATTCGTTTGCAATTAGACCGAGCGACCCCTGTCCAGATTCGGGATACCATAAGGGTCTTTCTCGAAGGCTGGGAGCGGGCCCTTGATGGAGAGAGAATCTCGGAAGAGCAGGCTGAAAAGGTCAGTGCTTACCTAGAGGACCGTTTCCCAGAAGGGTTTACGAAAGGGCATTACTTCCGGGGAGTCCTTTAGGGATTCGGGAAAGATACTTAGGAGGGAAATAGCCGAAGATGGTAATCGAAGAACGAGTGATTAGAAAACTCGATTTTGATAAGATTCTCGAGGGTCTGGCACAGCTGTGCTTGTTGCCTCGGGCGCAGGAATTAGCTAAAGATATGAAGCCCTTTGCACATCTTGATCTCGTCCGCGAGGCTTTGGAAGAGACAGGGGAGGCTAAGAGTATTCTGCGGGTCAATCCGCTGTTTTCAGTACGCGGAGCAAAGGAAATACGCCCTTTATTGGAGCGCTGTCTCAGGGGAGGCACCTTAACCCCTGATGAGTTGTTGCAGATCCGCGACACCTTAAAGGCAGCGCGCTATGTAAAACAAAGCCTTTTGGAAGGGAAAGTGGAAACGCCTCACCTCAAAGGAATTATGGAAAGCGTCCTTTTGCCGAAGGGAATTGAAGAGGAAATCAGCCGCTGCATCACGGAAGACGGGCAGGTAGCAGATCAAGCATCTCCTCTGCTCACGGAGTTGCGGCGAGGAATTGGGCGTCTGCAGAGCCGGATTAGGGAAACCTTAGAGGGGATTATTCGCAATCCCTCCTACCAAAAAATCCTTCAGGACCCCATCATAACGCAGCGCTCAGAACGTTATGTTGTCCCAGTCAAACAGGAATATCGTCAAGCATTTCAAGGGATCGTACATGATCAATCAGCCAGTGGGGCAACGCTTTTTATCGAGCCCATGACAGTGGTAAATTTGGGTAATGAATTAAGGGAAGTTATCCTCAAGGAACAGCGGGAAGTACAAAGAATTCTCTTGCTTTTGTCGGCGCGGGTCGAAGGAGAGGTTGAGGCCATCGCCGAGACCCATGAGGCCCTAGCACGGGTAGATTTTATCCTAGCTAAAGCACATTTAAGTGAAGGGATGAATGCCGGAGCACCGATTCTTACAGATAAGCAAGAGATTAGCCTGGTTCAAGCAAGACATCCGTTGTTGACAGGTAAGGTCGTTCCCTTAACCATTGAATTGGGGACGCGTTTTGATACAGTCGTGGTCACCGGTCCCAATACGGGAGGGAAAACCGTTGCCCTCAAGACCCTTGGTCTCCTGGCAGCTATGGCGCAGTGCGGATTGCATATCCCTGCTGAATCCGATTCTCGCGTGGGAGTGTTTACTCAGATCTTCGCGGATATCGGGGATGAGCAGAGCGTAGAACAATCCCTAAGTACCTTCAGTGGTCATATGAGAAATATCGTCGAGATCGTAGAGAAGGCCGATGAGCGCTCCTTGATTCTCCTCGATGAAGTGGGAGCCGGAACTGACCCCACAGAAGGGTCGGCCCTAGCCATGGCGATCATCGCTCAACTCCATGAGCGAGGCTCGAGGATTGTCGCCACCACTCACTATGGGGCCTTAAAGAATTTTGCCTATAACACACCACGGGTAGAGAATGCCTCGGTGGAATTTGACTCAGAGACCCTAAGACCTACCTATCGCTTGCTGATTGGTATTCCAGGTAAGAGCAATGCCTTTTACATCGCAGGTCGTTTAGGATTGCCGGAAGAGGTCTTAGTGCGAGCTCGTACCTATGTCACTGAACGGGAAATGCAGGTCGCAGATTTAATTGAAAATCTTGAGGATACCCAACGAGAGATTGATTTTGAAAAGCGACGTGCCCGGGAGGAACGCCAGATTATTGAGATCGAAAGCCTGGGGCTGAAAGAAAAGTCCCAAAAACTTGAGGATGAGTACCAAGGACTCATGGCAAAAGCAAAGGATCAAGCTACCGAGATTGTCCGCGAAGCAAGACGTGAAGCGGAGCGATTGATAGATGAACTTAAGCTTGCTCTTAAAGAGGATCGCAAGGATCAACAAGCGGTTGATCGGGCTCGCCAAGGGATCCGTAAGTTATCCAGTAGAGTAGGGACTTCAGATAGCCAACCAAGGGCATCGGAGGGTGTCAATCCTGAGGACCTCAAGCTAGGGCAAATGGTCTATATGACCAAGCTGCGTCAGAAGGGGCAGGTCTTGAAGCTACCGAACAGTTCTGGCGAAATCCTCGTGCAAGCGGGAGTCATCAAGCTCAATGTTCCCCTCAGTGAAATACGACTGGAAAAAGAAGAAAAACCGACAAGATCGACCCGCTCGGTAATTAGTCAACGCAAGGGAGACATGAAAAAAGCCGAAACCCTCCGTACCGAAATCGATTTACGGGGGATGATGGTGGAGGAAGCGAGCTTTGAGTTAGATAAATATTTGGATGATGCAGTACTCACAGGGGTAGGCCAGGTTTATGTCATCCATGGGAAAGGCACGGGAGCTTTAAGAAATGGTATTCAGGAATTCTTGCGTGGACACCATCATGTTAAATCCTTCCGCATCGGTCAGCATGGCGAGGGGGATCTCGGCGTAACTGTAGTGGAATTAAGGTAAGCGAAAAAATGTCACGATTTTTGTGGATTTTTCTATAGGTATATGTGTATAATGCTTGTATATAAATAATGACATGAGGTGAGAAATATGGCTACATTTGCGATAATTACTCCTACTGTTGCAGTCATCGGTTTAGTGATAGCACTGATTCTTTTTGGACCGGGAAAACTCCCTGAACTTGGCAAGGGCTTAGGCAAAGGGCTAAAAGAGTTTAAAAGTGCAACGGATTTCTCTGATGATGATGATAAGAAGAGTAAGAAGGAAACTCCAAAGCAAGTTGCTGAAAACAAAGAAGAAGCAAAAGAGAGCGATAGCGAATAAGTTGCTAGATACAAATCGTGTTAACGAGGCGCGGGTCATGAAGACCTGCGCCTTGTTTATATTCTTGATGCAACAACGAAGTGTAACAAAATTGATCAATACATGGCTTGTGAAGAATTTATACAACTGGCCACATGGAGTATGTTGGGTGGTAGAGGTTAAAAGCCCAGTGAAAGTGCCATATTTAACAAGTTGTTAAGCAGATTATTGATGGCATGGATATTGCAATATTATAGCGAAGTTCAGGAAAACAAGAACAAGGGCTGTTGAATACTGCGGAAACTATGATTATCGACCATGTTCTAAAATCTGTCGGTGGTAACGTCAGTGCAGCAGCAGAGAAATTAGGAGTGACGCTGAGAACCATCTATAATAAAATGCAAGAACACCCTGATTTTCGAGTTGTGAGATAGAATTAATGAAGAATTTATTCGGAGAAAATCAAGGGAAATGGATGTTTGACAAGACAGAGAAGTTTCGTTATGCTTCATATAAAAGTACTTGTACGTGCAAGTCAACAATGATATTATACTATACTATAGGGGGTGAGTTAGAATGAGGAACAAAAGTCGATTTTTATTATTGTGTACATTGTTTATTGGTCTTTCCATCGGGGTGTTCTTTAGTTCAGCAGCAACTACGCAGGCGGTTCCTGAGATGAGTCCAGACGGTGTAACTTGTACACCCTGTCACGAAGAAGGATTTGGCGGCGGCGGGGAAGCTCCTGCTGGAGAGACACCAGCAACTGAGACACCGGCAACTGAGACACCAGCAACAGAAACTCCGGCAGTAGAAACTCCAGCAGTAGAAGAACCTGCAGCTGAAGTGCCAGAGGCCAAAGAGCCTATGAGCCCATGGATTGTTGTCGGAGGAGTTATCGCTATTCTAGGGGTAATTTACGCCTTTGCCATTAAGAAGAAGTAGTTTAGCGCTGAGGCGAGTGTGGTATTATTGTATAGTACATAACCCAAACGAAAAGCAGTGTGGAAACACTGCACAAAGAACCGCTTGTAATCGTGAGATTTCAAGCGGTTCTTTTAAGTGCGCCATGCATGATGATTAACTAGACGGTGAAAGTCCGTTATGGGGGTATGTAGCGACCAACCATTAGCCTAAGGCAAGGGTGTCCATCGCGAGGTAAGACTGCTTAACAAGTTGAAGCCCGAAAGCTACACAGACACGTCAGCGTAAATGATGCGGGTACATGGAATGAAAGTGAATCGTCTTACCGTGGGAGGCCTCACGGACGGGTGGAAACAGAGTAAGAAACCCGGTTGAAACAAGATTAGTCGTGAGGAGTCAGCAGAAGCCATAGTACAGAGGTGGTCTAGACACCGACGAAAGGGCTGAACCAAAGGAGGTGCGGGTCAATGAAAGTTACTGAAAGTGGTAATTCAAAACACAGACAACTTCGATTGGAAGACTATCTGCAAAGGGTATCTGCGGAACAGAGAGAGTATGCGGAAGTGTGCGCGCCACCTAAGATGACTGAAACCGACAGCACCAACACGAACGAGCAGATGGAAGGTTTGCTTGAGCAGATTCTTAGTGCCGAAAACCTTAACCAAGCTTATAAACAGGTAAAGAGGAATAAAGGTGCAGGTGGAATCGATGGTATGCAGGTGGATGAACTTCTACCCTTCCTGAAAGACCACAAGAACGAACTCTTGCAATCCCTCTGGGATGGCAAATACCATCCAAAACCCGTGCGGAGGGTAGAGATACCTAAAGAGAACGGGAAGACTAGAAAACTGGGAATACCAACAGTCGTAGACAGGTTAATCCAACAAGCGATAACTCAAGTCCTAAGTCCAATCTTTGAAAAACAATTCTCAGATAACAGCTTTGGGTTCCGACCGCACCGAAGTGCCCATGATGCGCTACAGAAATGCCAGATCCATATTACAGAAGGGTACAAGTATGTAGTAGACATGGATTTAGAGAAATATTTTGACACGGTTAACCAAAGTAAATTGATTCAAATGCTATCTGAGACAATAAGAGATGGACGAGTCATCTCACTGATCCATAAATTCCTAAGAGCAGGAGTTATGGCTGACGGGCTGTTTGAGGAAAGTCCAGAAGGCGTGCCACAAGGCGGCCCCCTGAGTCCCTTACTTGGAAACATAATGCTTAATGAGTGCGACCACGAACTGGAAAAGCGTGGGCATCGATTTGTACGCTATGCAGACGATATGATGATTTTCTGCAAAAGCAAGAAAGCGGCGCAGCGAACGCTCGACCACATACTTCCGTTCATCGAAGGAAAATTATTGCTAAAGGTGAATCGGGAGAAAACGAAGGTTGCACATGTAAGGTATGTAAAGTATTTGGGATATAGCTTTTACATCTATCGAGGAGAGGGACGTTTAAGAATCCATCCCAAGAGCATTCAGAAACTCAAGGACAAAGTCCGGGAAGTGACTGGGCGTAGCAACGGAATGGGAATCGAAGAACGCCGAATAAAACTCAACCAAGTGGTTCGAGGATGGACGAATTACTTCAAACTAGCGGATGCAAAGACCCTGCTCAAGAACGTAGATGAGTGGCTAAGAAGTCGAATAAGGATGGTTACTTGGAAACGATGGAAGAAAGTCCGGACACGTTTTGAAAACCTAAAGAAAACAGGAATTGCTAGGGAACAAGCATGGATGTGGGCAAACACAAGAAAAGGCTATTGGCGAACAGCCCATAGCCCTATCTTGACAAAAGCCCTATCCAACGAACGTTTCAAACGGATTGGATATCTCAGTTTTAGTGAATGTTATTCTGCGTAGTAACGCGTAAACTTTGGAAGCGCCGTATACCGAACGGTACGTACGGTGCTGTGGGAGGTCGGCCACTCAAATAATGGGTGGCCTCCTACCCGATTATGCATTGTGCTACTTTTAACTAGATTTTTAGTCCGTGATGGACAAGCTTGCACCCTCGGAAGGATTACCTGCGACCCCTTCGGGGTTCACTAGGCTCACCCAGAAGCGATAGTCTCCCGGAGAAGGAGATTCTCCATCCAAACTCAATGGAATTTGTATCACATCGGAGATCATCTGTTGTGCTGAATAGGTCTGGATAAAGTCCTGATCTGGGAATTTCACATAAACCGTGAGAGTGTGCCCTTCGCTCCCTTCCGGATAGGTTA from Desulfitobacterium dichloroeliminans LMG P-21439 encodes the following:
- the ltrA gene encoding group II intron reverse transcriptase/maturase; this encodes MKVTESGNSKHRQLRLEDYLQRVSAEQREYAEVCAPPKMTETDSTNTNEQMEGLLEQILSAENLNQAYKQVKRNKGAGGIDGMQVDELLPFLKDHKNELLQSLWDGKYHPKPVRRVEIPKENGKTRKLGIPTVVDRLIQQAITQVLSPIFEKQFSDNSFGFRPHRSAHDALQKCQIHITEGYKYVVDMDLEKYFDTVNQSKLIQMLSETIRDGRVISLIHKFLRAGVMADGLFEESPEGVPQGGPLSPLLGNIMLNECDHELEKRGHRFVRYADDMMIFCKSKKAAQRTLDHILPFIEGKLLLKVNREKTKVAHVRYVKYLGYSFYIYRGEGRLRIHPKSIQKLKDKVREVTGRSNGMGIEERRIKLNQVVRGWTNYFKLADAKTLLKNVDEWLRSRIRMVTWKRWKKVRTRFENLKKTGIAREQAWMWANTRKGYWRTAHSPILTKALSNERFKRIGYLSFSECYSA
- a CDS encoding twin-arginine translocase TatA/TatE family subunit, which encodes MATFAIITPTVAVIGLVIALILFGPGKLPELGKGLGKGLKEFKSATDFSDDDDKKSKKETPKQVAENKEEAKESDSE
- a CDS encoding endonuclease MutS2; this encodes MVIEERVIRKLDFDKILEGLAQLCLLPRAQELAKDMKPFAHLDLVREALEETGEAKSILRVNPLFSVRGAKEIRPLLERCLRGGTLTPDELLQIRDTLKAARYVKQSLLEGKVETPHLKGIMESVLLPKGIEEEISRCITEDGQVADQASPLLTELRRGIGRLQSRIRETLEGIIRNPSYQKILQDPIITQRSERYVVPVKQEYRQAFQGIVHDQSASGATLFIEPMTVVNLGNELREVILKEQREVQRILLLLSARVEGEVEAIAETHEALARVDFILAKAHLSEGMNAGAPILTDKQEISLVQARHPLLTGKVVPLTIELGTRFDTVVVTGPNTGGKTVALKTLGLLAAMAQCGLHIPAESDSRVGVFTQIFADIGDEQSVEQSLSTFSGHMRNIVEIVEKADERSLILLDEVGAGTDPTEGSALAMAIIAQLHERGSRIVATTHYGALKNFAYNTPRVENASVEFDSETLRPTYRLLIGIPGKSNAFYIAGRLGLPEEVLVRARTYVTEREMQVADLIENLEDTQREIDFEKRRAREERQIIEIESLGLKEKSQKLEDEYQGLMAKAKDQATEIVREARREAERLIDELKLALKEDRKDQQAVDRARQGIRKLSSRVGTSDSQPRASEGVNPEDLKLGQMVYMTKLRQKGQVLKLPNSSGEILVQAGVIKLNVPLSEIRLEKEEKPTRSTRSVISQRKGDMKKAETLRTEIDLRGMMVEEASFELDKYLDDAVLTGVGQVYVIHGKGTGALRNGIQEFLRGHHHVKSFRIGQHGEGDLGVTVVELR
- a CDS encoding U32 family peptidase → MEMELLAPAGSFEAFKAAVENGADAVYLGGQSFNARANAANFSIDELRKVVQYAHEREAMVYVTVNILIADREFPELYDYLYDLYDIGVDALILQDIGVAELIQSVLPEMERHASTQMTINTTWGVRHAEKLGFQRVVFAREVTAEEMKKISATTPLDIEVFVHGALCICYSGQCLMSSYIGGRSGNRGRCAQPCRLTYQLMNEDKTDLLAEANLGNHLLSPRDLNFVEEIRNLQECGVYSLKVEGRMKRPEYVATVIRVYRRALDQVLSEEDNKSVGSGVTEEEKTELLQIFNRDFSQGYFHGHPGAELMSYARPNNRGIRLGRITKNTGNQLEIKLEAFLRAGDGIEIWTSRGREGITVGKVWQGKNEIEVGNPGEIVQIDFVGKSHPGDRVFKTHDELLMDKARQSFQEGKEQRKRPLKMRLAGTIGEVLTLEVEDRHKRIKVNSSIPAQQAMKRPLTQEYAFQQLGRLGTTPFWLEELEFEVEDGVMLPVSELNEMRRLAVEGLLQSAHTHERVTRGVYRQRLKDWKDRLQSEHEMLQAEQGRSNKQQRISQHKEYAYRDLGLAAAKNLTVAVSDLEGVKAALIAGARRIAMGGERWRSRKGMSLEDLRTSVRLCREQGADCLLRLPRILNEEQSTWWQDNLKKIKEWKDRPSIMVSNLGELEMLKSLDSDWPFEVDYTVNLFNEAAIAHFLRLGAQGVTLSTELEHSQIERLARWPNTELFVFGDLEMMVSEYCPVGATLGGKKGSKCSVPCVKEPHCLRDRLKYDFPIETDLDCRMHLYNVKRLNLYKELGAIAKMGVQRIRLQLDRATPVQIRDTIRVFLEGWERALDGERISEEQAEKVSAYLEDRFPEGFTKGHYFRGVL
- a CDS encoding helix-turn-helix domain-containing protein, whose protein sequence is MIIDHVLKSVGGNVSAAAEKLGVTLRTIYNKMQEHPDFRVVR